The Moorena producens PAL-8-15-08-1 genomic interval TAGGCTCGGGAAATTAAGTATTGGGATGGTGAGTTACGGGGAAAGCGATCGCATCATAGAGCGATACTCAAAGCTAATCGAATATCTTGGTGCTCGACTTAAGATGATTATAGAATTAGAACCGATTTACAACGCGAGCGCAGAGCACTAACTTTGATTAAGCAGAGCAAGTTGTCTATCATTTTTGCTCCTCCTGGTTTAGCAGCCATGGCCATTGCTGAGGCACAGTACATACCACTGCTACCTCTTGAAGGAGTGAAAAAGTCACGCTCAGTGATCGTAGTAAAACTCGAAAGCCCCATCCAAGACTTGAGTGGACTAGCCGGTGAAGTCATTGCTTTAGGTCAACCCGGTTCTGCCACAGGATATTATCTGCCAATCTACAATCTCTACGGTCTGACCCTAGCAGAAGTGCGTTTTGCCCCCACACCAAAACAAGTCTTACAGTGGATTGCCTCTGAGGAGGTTGTCGCTGGAGCTTTGTCTTTAGAAGAGTTGGAACGTTACCGCAACGACTTCAGTCAGACTAGGTTCCGGATTTTATATATAGATTCTCATAAAATTCCCAGTGCTTCTATCCTGATCGGACCAACAGTCGAGAGAAATCTACAACAGGAGATCCACAAGGCACTAGAATCTGCCTCTAGCAGCATGGCAGCATCAGTAGGATACATCCCCAATGCTAAAGCACCTGATTATGATTACTTAATTGAGGTGGTTCAGAAGGTTAGACCGATTGCCGAACGGATTCAAGAAAAACCATTCCCTTTATACAGCCTTCCATTTGAGTTGTAAAACTTCCAAACAAGGTGAGAGACCGGCAGTAGCATAAGAGAATTGAATAGATCACCATTGGAAATTTTTAACAAATAATTTAGGATTGGTACATAAGCAGTTGCAAATGTCAAGGGTTGCTAGGTAATCGCCTTTGCATACTTAGCAAGTTGGCCGTTCTTTAAAGACCACTAATCCCCAGGATTACCTCTTCTTATTTTTAGTAAAGGTAATTGGCATCAGAATTTGCTCAATAACAGTAATGGCGGTAACTAAATAACTTATTAACATCAGAGCAATCCTTATCGAATAAGGATTACAGTCGCTAGATTGACACGATTTCGTCAACTAGTTTTTTTTTGAATAAAGAATTTAAAGAGGGATTTACAATATCGGTAGTTTTTTTAAAATTCGCTTATAGTTTATATTTTTTCCTGAACCATTAGCGAGCAATCTGTATCAGTAATTAGAGGAACATTGATACGGATATCGGTTATGCGAATTTACACTCCTATTGCTTTACTTACTGT includes:
- a CDS encoding phosphate/phosphite/phosphonate ABC transporter substrate-binding protein; the encoded protein is MIKQSKLSIIFAPPGLAAMAIAEAQYIPLLPLEGVKKSRSVIVVKLESPIQDLSGLAGEVIALGQPGSATGYYLPIYNLYGLTLAEVRFAPTPKQVLQWIASEEVVAGALSLEELERYRNDFSQTRFRILYIDSHKIPSASILIGPTVERNLQQEIHKALESASSSMAASVGYIPNAKAPDYDYLIEVVQKVRPIAERIQEKPFPLYSLPFEL